The following proteins are co-located in the Haloarcula marismortui ATCC 43049 genome:
- a CDS encoding GTP-dependent dephospho-CoA kinase family protein, which yields MSDVVLELPSDLRHELKEPLGRIYTDTAALLADAGDPIIAVGDMVTYHLIEAGRTPDLALVDERTERSAVDADVAAAIDGFDRTLSVDNPAATLTADLLAALRDGLDSDETTLLDVDGEEDLATLPAVLAAPAGASVVYGQPDEGMVLADCDDTARDRVRSLLERMDGDAERAIALVSN from the coding sequence GTGTCCGACGTCGTTCTCGAACTCCCGAGTGACTTGCGGCACGAACTGAAAGAGCCGCTCGGACGGATTTATACTGATACAGCGGCGCTGCTGGCCGACGCCGGTGACCCCATCATCGCCGTCGGCGACATGGTCACGTACCACCTCATCGAGGCCGGGCGGACGCCCGACCTCGCGCTAGTCGACGAACGGACCGAGCGCTCGGCCGTCGACGCGGACGTGGCAGCGGCAATCGACGGCTTCGACCGGACGCTCTCAGTCGACAACCCGGCTGCGACACTCACCGCAGACCTGCTTGCTGCACTCAGAGACGGTCTCGACAGCGACGAGACGACACTTCTGGATGTCGACGGCGAGGAGGACCTCGCTACGCTCCCTGCAGTGCTTGCCGCGCCTGCTGGTGCCAGTGTCGTGTACGGCCAACCGGACGAGGGAATGGTGCTGGCCGACTGCGACGACACAGCCCGGGACCGGGTCCGGTCGCTGCTGGAGCGGATGGACGGCGACGCCGAGCGAGCGATTGCACTCGTGTCGAACTAA
- a CDS encoding rubrerythrin-like domain-containing protein produces the protein MPTWSDPAPCDDDEQLFECPDCGKRLCSERSTVSCGRCETEMQNLSVPRPE, from the coding sequence ATGCCAACGTGGTCAGACCCCGCCCCATGCGACGACGACGAACAGCTGTTTGAATGCCCGGACTGCGGGAAGCGTCTCTGTAGCGAGCGCTCGACGGTCTCCTGTGGCCGCTGTGAGACAGAAATGCAGAACCTCAGCGTCCCTCGGCCGGAATAA
- a CDS encoding RNA methyltransferase, with protein MYVLELGGQDDAFARREAASAASAVDVLAPGLATARGISDRVRHLAFTHRACDLIGTSDPDIESAAALLSAATIDREGSVAVRAVDVRASTGIDTQQAERTLGGVLTDRGFAVDLDDPDHVLYAYLSDPDGDEEGGTGEACCALGWLTAESVRDFGGRQPTDRPFFQPGSMDPLEARALVNIAGAGPDATILDPMCGTGGLLLEAGLVGADVVGGDAQEKMVSGTRKNLAYALDGDGHPERASYPDPGEWGVFRSDASALPVADDTVDAVVFDAPYGRQSRIEGDLAPLVSGALGEAARVAGRCVLVADRDWREAATGAGWAVTDYFKRRVHRSLVRHVHVLE; from the coding sequence GTGTACGTCCTCGAACTTGGCGGGCAGGACGACGCGTTCGCGCGGCGGGAAGCCGCAAGCGCCGCGAGCGCCGTCGACGTGCTCGCCCCCGGACTGGCGACGGCACGGGGTATCAGCGACCGCGTTCGCCACCTCGCGTTCACCCACCGGGCCTGTGACCTGATCGGAACCTCGGACCCGGACATCGAAAGCGCCGCCGCGCTGCTATCGGCCGCGACCATCGACCGCGAAGGGAGCGTCGCCGTGCGTGCGGTCGACGTGCGAGCAAGCACCGGTATCGACACCCAACAGGCCGAACGGACGCTGGGCGGCGTGCTCACCGACCGCGGCTTCGCCGTCGACCTTGACGACCCAGACCACGTCCTCTATGCCTATCTCTCAGACCCCGACGGCGACGAGGAGGGCGGGACCGGCGAGGCCTGCTGTGCGCTGGGCTGGCTTACCGCCGAGAGCGTGCGGGACTTCGGCGGCCGACAGCCGACAGACCGCCCGTTCTTCCAGCCCGGCAGCATGGACCCGCTCGAAGCCCGCGCGCTGGTCAATATCGCCGGAGCCGGCCCGGACGCAACGATACTGGACCCGATGTGTGGCACCGGTGGTCTCCTGCTGGAAGCGGGCCTGGTCGGGGCCGACGTGGTCGGCGGCGACGCACAGGAAAAGATGGTCTCGGGGACACGCAAGAACCTGGCCTACGCACTCGACGGCGACGGCCACCCTGAGCGAGCGTCGTACCCGGACCCGGGCGAGTGGGGGGTGTTCCGGTCCGACGCGTCCGCACTGCCAGTGGCCGACGACACCGTCGATGCCGTCGTCTTCGACGCCCCCTACGGTCGTCAGTCCCGTATTGAAGGTGACCTGGCCCCGCTCGTGTCCGGTGCGCTCGGCGAAGCCGCCCGCGTCGCAGGGCGGTGCGTCCTCGTCGCCGACCGCGACTGGCGCGAGGCCGCGACCGGGGCGGGCTGGGCCGTCACTGACTACTTCAAGCGACGCGTTCACCGCTCGCTGGTCAGGCACGTCCACGTTCTTGAGTGA
- a CDS encoding DUF7473 family protein, which yields MLQSGFSSLTGGGILAVLVTVLVTWLFYALTLHLAATFFIGDVPSQLAAKAALAPAIVSLILQRWGVESGVVSADLGVAVVLLLTLVADGIAISLSYRLSTRSTAPLVALHLAFAAVLGFALNNIFMFF from the coding sequence ATGCTCCAGTCCGGGTTCTCTAGCCTGACCGGCGGTGGTATCCTCGCGGTCCTCGTGACCGTCCTCGTCACCTGGCTCTTTTACGCTCTGACCCTCCACCTGGCTGCGACGTTCTTTATCGGCGACGTGCCGAGCCAACTCGCCGCAAAGGCGGCCCTCGCGCCGGCAATCGTCTCGCTCATCCTCCAGCGTTGGGGCGTCGAGTCCGGCGTCGTCTCGGCGGACCTCGGCGTCGCTGTCGTCCTGTTGCTCACTCTCGTTGCTGACGGGATCGCCATCAGCCTCTCCTATCGGTTGTCGACCCGCTCGACGGCCCCGCTCGTGGCGCTGCATCTGGCGTTTGCGGCGGTGCTTGGGTTCGCGCTGAACAACATTTTTATGTTCTTCTGA
- the hisG gene encoding ATP phosphoribosyltransferase, translated as MRIAVPNKGRLHEPSEELLERAGLHLVDGADRQLHADTVDPDVTVLYARAADIPEYVADGAADVGITGLDQVRESDTDDLVELRDLDFGRCRLVLAAPEESDIETVYDFEDGRIATEFPKITRRYFDRVDVDVDVTEVSGATELTPHVDIADGIVDITSTGTTLRMNRLAVVDEVLESSVRLFAREDTADNEKVKQVDTALGSVLAADDKRYLMMNAPEDALDDVKDVLPGMGGPTVMDIAGSDQLAVHAVVEERAVFETISSLKDVGASDILVTEIERLVE; from the coding sequence ATGCGAATCGCCGTCCCCAACAAGGGCCGCCTGCACGAACCAAGCGAGGAACTGCTCGAACGGGCCGGCCTCCATCTGGTCGACGGGGCCGACCGCCAACTGCACGCCGATACTGTCGATCCGGACGTGACCGTCCTGTACGCCCGCGCCGCTGACATCCCCGAGTACGTCGCGGACGGTGCTGCCGACGTGGGTATCACCGGCCTCGACCAGGTCCGGGAGTCTGACACCGACGACCTCGTCGAACTCCGGGACCTCGATTTCGGCCGCTGTCGCCTCGTTCTTGCCGCGCCTGAAGAGAGCGACATCGAGACCGTCTATGACTTTGAGGACGGCCGCATCGCCACGGAGTTCCCTAAAATCACCCGCCGGTACTTCGACCGGGTCGACGTGGATGTCGACGTGACCGAGGTGTCCGGCGCGACGGAACTGACTCCCCACGTCGATATCGCCGACGGTATCGTCGATATCACCTCGACCGGGACCACGCTCCGGATGAACCGGCTGGCTGTCGTCGACGAGGTGCTCGAAAGCTCCGTCCGCCTGTTCGCTCGTGAAGACACCGCTGACAACGAGAAGGTGAAGCAGGTCGACACCGCACTTGGCTCAGTTCTCGCCGCCGACGACAAACGCTATCTGATGATGAACGCCCCCGAGGATGCCCTTGATGACGTGAAAGACGTGCTTCCGGGCATGGGCGGTCCGACCGTGATGGACATCGCCGGTTCCGACCAGCTCGCCGTCCACGCCGTCGTCGAGGAGCGTGCTGTCTTCGAGACCATTAGCTCGCTCAAGGACGTGGGCGCGAGCGATATCCTCGTGACGGAGATAGAGCGGCTGGTTGAATAG
- a CDS encoding MFS transporter yields MLLAVAAGWFLVLGMRFVVPAVLPTIRKEFVISNAEAGLAVTVLWLTYAAVQFPAGVLIDRIGERTLLVAAALLSGVGLLGYFFAPVFSLFLIATGAFGLGTGLYGPTRGTALSRTFDAREGTAFGVVMAAGSLGAAALPAIAAFVTTRYGWRLALASAAPLFMLVAGALWLSVSDRPTGESERSLRQDLRTVLTGFRNRRLVLSVSGKTLMLFAFQAVTAFLTTYLVTVRGLSQGTAGALLSVLFVGGALSQTVTGRLADRYGTPSVLTAVALVSTVPLVLIPSVRGVVPLAIVSGVIGVRMSVGPLANAYIVDTLPDTAEGTGWGLLRTGFFAISSLGSTAVGLLADQNLFALAFYGLAGLTLLAAGTFVVLPRRDRL; encoded by the coding sequence ATGCTGCTTGCCGTTGCTGCCGGCTGGTTTCTCGTCCTCGGGATGCGGTTTGTGGTTCCTGCGGTCCTCCCGACGATACGCAAGGAATTCGTCATCTCGAACGCAGAGGCCGGACTCGCGGTCACGGTGCTCTGGCTCACATACGCGGCGGTGCAGTTTCCGGCCGGGGTGCTGATCGACCGGATCGGGGAGCGGACACTACTGGTAGCCGCGGCGTTGCTGTCGGGCGTCGGGCTTCTGGGCTACTTCTTCGCGCCGGTGTTCTCGCTGTTCCTTATCGCAACGGGCGCGTTCGGGCTCGGGACGGGGCTGTACGGCCCGACCCGCGGGACCGCCCTCTCGCGGACATTTGATGCCCGCGAGGGGACCGCCTTCGGTGTCGTGATGGCGGCCGGCTCTCTCGGAGCGGCGGCACTACCCGCCATTGCCGCGTTCGTCACCACACGGTACGGGTGGCGGCTGGCACTTGCCAGCGCCGCCCCGCTGTTCATGCTTGTCGCCGGCGCGCTCTGGCTCTCGGTGTCGGACCGTCCGACCGGCGAGTCCGAACGGAGCCTCCGGCAGGACCTCCGAACGGTTCTCACCGGCTTTCGCAACCGACGGCTCGTGCTGTCGGTTTCGGGCAAGACACTGATGCTGTTCGCCTTCCAGGCCGTGACAGCATTCCTCACCACGTATCTGGTCACGGTTCGGGGCCTCTCACAGGGAACCGCTGGGGCGCTTCTCTCGGTGCTGTTCGTCGGTGGCGCGCTCTCACAGACAGTCACCGGCCGGCTCGCTGACCGATACGGAACGCCAAGTGTTCTGACCGCTGTCGCGCTCGTCAGTACCGTTCCACTCGTGCTCATTCCGTCCGTCCGCGGCGTCGTGCCGCTGGCCATCGTTTCCGGCGTCATCGGTGTTCGGATGAGTGTCGGCCCGCTGGCAAACGCCTACATCGTCGATACGCTGCCTGACACCGCCGAAGGCACCGGCTGGGGCCTGCTCCGGACCGGCTTCTTCGCGATCAGCTCGCTGGGCTCGACGGCTGTCGGGCTGCTCGCCGACCAGAACCTGTTTGCGCTCGCGTTCTACGGTCTCGCTGGCCTGACACTGCTGGCTGCGGGTACCTTCGTTGTCCTCCCACGCCGGGACCGCCTGTGA